In a genomic window of Trichoderma atroviride chromosome 4, complete sequence:
- a CDS encoding uncharacterized protein (EggNog:ENOG41), with product MTSWFPDPRRIVTGHNSQGRAVVVADSPIPCVPTPTGANFAVLYETHQFPASNDEWVDPTKTRTTDLSNNKGIILRVVDIPPKVETVTLFHRTESLDFGILLNGEVSCHLDDGVRIDMKPGDVCVQRGTIHGWTNYSEEPARLYFVLSAATPVKIDGKSLTAYGYTKEEVESGGASH from the exons ATGACTTCTTGGTTCCCAGACCCCAGGCGGATTGTCACCGGCCACAATTCGCAAGGCAGAGCAGTTGTTGTTGCCGACAGCCCAATTCCTTGCGTCCCAACGCCGACGGGGGCCAACTTTGCGGTGCTCTATGAGACGCACCAATTCCCAGCCTCCAACGACGAATGGGTAGATCCTACCAAGACGCGAACCACTGACTTGTCGAACAACAAGGGGATTATTCTCCGGGTTGTCGACATCCCACCAAAAGTGGAAACGGTAAca TTGTTCCATCGGACGGAGTCGCTAGATTTCGGCATCCTTCTCAATGGAGAAGTTTCCTG CCATCTCGATGATGGCGTCCGCATCGATATGAAGCCTGGCGATGTGTGCGTCCAGCGCGGCACGATTCACGGATGGACAAACTACTCAGAGGAACCCGCTCGCCTCTACTTTGTCTTATCAG CTGCTACGCCTGTCAAAATTGATGGAAAGTCATTGACGGCTTATGGCTACACCAAGGAAGAGGTCGAAAGTGGAGGCGCATCACACTAG
- a CDS encoding uncharacterized protein (EggNog:ENOG41) has protein sequence MFKRIGNILTQGFPPKPTFTENHLGDLSDKVFIVTGGYSGVGYQLSKLLYAKNAVVYIAGRREDAGQDAIKSIKEAHPDSKGRLEFLLLDLADLSTIKAGANAFLEKETRLDVLFNNAGIMRLPKKAPTRSKQDHEIMMAVNCLGPYLFTKLLHPVIESTAKSSPAGSVRVIWLGSLMIQLMAPNGGMDLDNLDYKKKWLDEYTRYSASKAGNLFIGSEWARRDADNGILHLTVNPGNLKTPLQRDVSALEYYSMAPALHDPIYGAYSELFAGLSPDVKSEHSGQYVMPWGRFGPTRPDVEKSLSPQDGEDTSKAGKFFEYCDNQTESFA, from the exons ATGTTCAAACGAATCGGCAATATTTTGACGCAGGGTTTCCCACCGAAGCCTACTTTCACAGAGAATCACTTGGGCGACCTATCTGACAAG GTCTTTATCGTCACTGGCGGATACTCAGGCGTAGGATATCAGCTCTCAAAACTGCTTTATGCCAAAAACGCCGTTGTCTATATCGCAGGGCGCCGCGAAGATGCCGGCCAAGATGCTATCAAATCCATCAAAGAAGCCCATCCCGACTCCAAGGGAAGGCTGGAATTCCTGCTACTTGATCTAGCCGATCTTTCCACCATCAAAGCCGGCGCAAACGCTTTCTTGGAAAAGGAGACGAGACTCGACGTTCTTTTCAATAATGCAGGAATCATGCGCTTGCCTAAAAAGGCTCCAACCAGGTCCAAACAG GATCATGAAATAATGATGGCTGTCAACTGTCTCGGCCCCTACCTCTTCACAAAGCTCCTGCACCCAGTCATCGAATCAACAGCCAAATCGTCACCGGCAGGCAGCGTCCGTGTTATTTGGCTGGGGTCTCTTATGATCCAATTAATGGCGCCAAATGGTGGTATGGATCTCGACAACCTGGATTACAAGAAGAAATGGCTAGATGAGTATACCAGATACTCAGCCAGCAAGGCTGGAAATCTTTTCATCGGTAGTGAATGGGCTAGACGGGATGCCGATAATGGAATTTTGCATTTG ACTGTCAATCCTGGTAATCTCAAAACACCACTGCAGCGCGACGTGTCTGCGCTCGAATACTATTCAATG GCACCAGCCCTGCATGATCCCATCTACGGCGCATACTCGGAGTTATTTGCTGGCCTATCTCCAGATGTCAAGTCAGAGCACAGTGGACAATATGTCATGCCTTGGGGTCGATTTGGCCCAACCCGTCCAGATGTTGAAAAATCCCTGTCTCcacaagatggagaagacacGTCCAAGGCTGGGAAATTCTTCGAATATTGCGACAACCAGACGGAATCTTTTGCATAG